A single genomic interval of Labrus bergylta chromosome 18, fLabBer1.1, whole genome shotgun sequence harbors:
- the rab32b gene encoding ras-related protein Rab-32 yields MAGSSSTLRKDKLFKVLVIGDTDVGKSSIILRYASKRFDERYKSSIGVDFSLKTIEWDCNTVVRLQLWDIAGQEWFKKMSRVYYKGAMGALVVFDIRNSSTLEAASKWKQDLDSKVCLESGRPVPAVLVANKCDLTGNDSDVAGSLDGFCIDNSFTCWFKTSAKENVNIDEAFAVLVKQMMRCDVGLSNEEDDGGLVKLNLPREESKSRTPCC; encoded by the exons ATGGCAGGGAGCTCTTCGACATTACGTAAAGACAAGCTGTTTAAAGTTTTAGTCATAGGGGATACAGATGTTGGAAAGAGCAGTATTATCTTGCGTTACGCTAGCAAACGCTTTGATGAGAGATACAAATCCTCCATAGGAGTTGACTTTTCTCTGAAAACAATCGAATGGGATTGCAATACAGTGGTGAGACTGCAGCTTTGGGATATTGCAG GTCAGGAGTGGTTCAAGAAGATGTCCAGAGTGTACTACAAAGGTGCCATGGGAGCACTTGTTGTTTTTGACATAAGAAACAGCTCCACCTTGGAGGCTGCCTCAAAATGGAAACAGGACCTAGATAGCAAAGTGTGTCTGGAAAGCGGACGTCCGGTGCCTGCTGTCCTTGTGGCCAACAAATGTGACCTGACAGGAAACGACAGCGATGTGGCGGGCTCTCTGGACGGCTTCTGTATTGACAACAGCTTCACGTGCTGGTTTAAGACTTCTGCAAAG gaaaatgtaaatattgatgAGGCATTTGCCGTCCTTGTCAAACAAATGATGCGGTGCGATGTTGGCCTGTCTAATGAAGAGGACGATGGGGGCTTGGTCAAACTGAATCTACCTCGTGAGGAGAGTAAGAGCCGGACACCGTGCTGCTGA
- the grm1b gene encoding metabotropic glutamate receptor 1b isoform X1, whose product MSNMITLTAISILYLPVLLFEAFVLSKGKYERSVVPSSASRLVARMDGDIIIGALFSVHHQPSAEKVAERKCGEVREQYGIQRVEAMFHTLDRINSDPNLLPNITLGCEIRDSCWHSSVALEQSIEFIRDSLISIRDDKDGAKWCIEGAPSSQPPPTKKPIAGVIGPGSSSVAIQVQNLLQLFNIPQIAYSATSIDLSDKTLFKYFLRVVPSDTLQARALIDIVKRYNWTYVSAVHTEGNYGESGMEVFKELAAQEGLCVAHSDKIYSNAGERHFDRLLRKLRERLPKARVVVCFCEGMTVRGLLMAMRRLGVAEEFLLIGSDGWADRVEVVEGYEQEAVGGITVKLQSKEVSSFDEYFLKLQLSTNTRNPWFPEFWQYRFQCRLPGHPLENMNYARNCSGYESLEDNYVQDSKMGFVINAIYAMAHGLHDMHTHLCPGHVGLCDNMLPVDGSHLLDFLLKTSFAGVSGEDIWFDENGDSPGRYEIMNFQRVEPGVYDYINIGSWHEGVLSLDDEMMQMNRSDMVRSVCSEPCSIGEIKVIRKGEVSCCWICTACKDNEYVQDEFTCKACELGWWPDKELEVCEPIPLRYLEWSNPESIIQVVFSCMGILVTSFVTLVFVLYRDTPVVKSSSRELCYIILAGIFLGYLCPFTLIARPTVASCYLQRLLVGLSAAMCYSALVTKTNRIARILAGSKKKICTRKPRFMSAWAQVVIASILISVQLTLEVTLIIMEPPEPIKSYPSIKEVFLICNTSNVGVVAPLGYNGLLIMSCTYYAFKTRNVPANFNEAKYIAFTMYTTCIIWLAFVPIYFGSNYKIITTSFSVSLSVTVALGCMFTPKMYIIICKPERNVRSAFTTSDAVRMHVGDGKIVCRSNSLLNMFKRKKNTGNGSSNGKSVSWSEPGARHPPKGDHTWHRLSVHVKRQEAGSNQMAVIKPLTNTYQNRGLEFSDLSTKTLYNVAEEDEGDPVRYNYNPPVTPPMMAHGQIPHCGLIKDQGNEIELYTPEHLRPLSIISQHNIMDHLQEERLVGKFNRDFPEFNDLISMPEAVSGGMPVYHQAHLIQQEPVLPLHLDPFDEEPNSPLEDEEEMENEHFGLLHGYMYNNAEIHDEEDFVEVKLAMDDSLALMPPSPFRDCAAPPMSPFPNSPVSESILCSPPNVTYASVILRDLKQSSSTL is encoded by the exons ATGTCGAATATGATCACCCTGACCGCCATCAGCATTTTGTACTTGCCTGTTTTGCTGTTTGAGGCGTTTGTGTTGTCCAAAGGCAAGTATGAGAGGTCAGTGGTGCCCAGTTCTGCCTCTCGTCTGGTGGCCAGGATGGACGGGGATATCATAATCGGTGCTCTCTTCTCCGTCCACCACCAACCGTCGGCTGAGAAGGTGGCAGAGAGGAAATGTGGAGAAGTCCGTGAGCAGTATGGCATCCAGAGGGTGGAGGCTATGTTCCACACCTTGGACAGGATTAACTCGGACCCCAACCTGTTACCCAACATCACCCTGGGCTGTGAGATCAGGGACTCGTGCTGGCACTCGTCTGTGGCTCTTGAGCAGAGCATCGAGTTCATTCGAGACTCTCTCATCTCCATCCGGGATGACAAGGACGGAGCCAAGTGGTGCATCGAGGGGGCCCCTTCCAGTCAGCCGCCACCCACCAAGAAGCCCATCGCTGGGGTCATCGGGCCTGGATCGAGCTCGGTCGCAATCCAGGTTCAGAACCTTCTGCAGCTGTTCAACATCCCACAGATCGCCTACTCTGCCACCAGTATTGACCTCAGTGACAAGACATTGTTCAAGTACTTCCTGCGGGTGGTGCCATCGGACACTCTGCAGGCGCGGGCGCTGATAGACATCGTCAAACGATACAACTGGACGTACGTGTCTGCAGTGCACACAGAGG GTAACTACGGGGAGAGCGGGATGGAGGTGTTCAAAGAGCTCGCCGCGCAGGAAGGCCTCTGCGTCGCCCACTCTGACAAGATCTACAGCAACGCAGGCGAGAGGCACTTTGACAGGCTGCTGAGGAAGCTGCGCGAACGTCTGCCTAAAGCCCGAGTGgtggtgtgtttctgtgagggGATGACGGTCCGAGGGCTGCTCATGGCCATGAGACGGCTGGGAGTAGCAGAAGAGTTTCTCCTAATTGGCAG TGACGGCTGGGCAGACCGGGTCGAGGTGGTGGAGGGATACGAGCAAGAGGCGGTGGGCGGCATCACAGTCAAGCTTCAGTCTAAAGAAGTCTCCTCCTTCGACGAATACTTCCTGAAACTCCAACTCAGCACCAACACCCGTAACCCCTGGTTCCCCGAGTTCTGGCAGTACCGCTTTCAGTGCCGACTTCCCGGACACCCGCTGGAGAACATGAATTATGCACGAAACTGCTCAG GTTATGAAAGTCTTGAGGACAACTACGTTCAAGACAGCAAGATGGGCTTCGTCATCAACGCCATCTATGCCATGGCCCACGGGCTGCATGACATGCACACTCACCTTTGCCCCGGCCATGTGGGTCTCTGTGACAACATGTTGCCTGTCGATGGGAGCCACTTGCTTGATTTTCTCCTCAAGACATCCTTCGCGGGGGTCTCTGGAGAGGACATTTGGTTTGATGAGAACGGGGACTCACCTGGGAG GTACGAGATAATGAACTTCCAGCGTGTGGAGCCTGGTGTTTATGACTACATCAACATCGGATCCTGGCATGAAGGCGTCCTCAGTCTGGATGATGAAATGATGCAGATGAACCGCAGTGACATGGTCCGCTCTGTCTGCAGCGAGCCCTGCTCCATAGGAGAGATAAAG GTGATCAGGAAGGGAGaagtgagctgctgctggatcTGCACTGCCTGTAAGGACAATGAGTACGTCCAGGATGAGTTCACATGTAAGGCCTGTGAGCTGGGCTGGTGGCCGGACAAAGAACTGGAAG TGTGTGAACCGATCCCTCTGCGCTACCTCGAGTGGAGCAACCCAGAGTCCATTATCCAGGTGGTTTTCTCCTGCATGGGCATCCTGGTCACGTCATTTGTCACCTTAGTCTTTGTCTTGTATCGTGACACACCTGTGGTCAAGTCCTCCAGCCGGGAGCTCTGCTACATCATCCTGGCTGGGATCTTCCTGGGCTATCTGTGTCCTTTCACCCTCATCGCCCGTCCCACAGTGGCCTCCTGCTACCTCCAGAGGCTGCTTGTTGGACTCTCGGCTGCGATGTGCTACTCTGCCCTGGTCACCAAAACCAACCGCATCGCACGTATCCTGGCCGGAAGCAAGAAGAAGATTTGCACCAGGAAACCGAGGTTCATGAGCGCTTGGGCTCAAGTTGTCATTGCCTCCATCCTGATCAGTGTCCAGCTCACCTTGGAGGTCACCCTCATCATCATGGAGCCTCCTGAACCCATTAAGTCCTACCCAAGCATCAAAGAAGTCTTCCTCATCTGCAACACCAGCAATGTTGGTGTTGTGGCGCCTCTGGGCTACAACGGCTTGCTCATCATGAGCTGCACTTACTACGCCTTCAAGACCCGCAACGTTCCAGCTAATTTCAACGAAGCCAAATACATCGCCTTCACCATGTACACCACCTGTATCATCTGGCTGGCGTTTGTGCCCATCTACTTTGGCAGCAACTACAAGATCATCACCACGTCCTTCTCTGTGAGCCTCAGTGTGACTGTAGCTTTGGGCTGTATGTTCACGCCAAAGATGTACATCATCATCTGCAAGCCGGAGCGAAATGTGCGCAGCGCCTTCACCACATCTGATGCTGTGCGAATGCACGTCGGCGACGGCAAGATAGTCTGCAGAAGCAACAGCCTGCTCAACATGttcaagaggaagaagaacactGGAAACGGCAG TTCTAATGGAAAGTCTGTGTCATGGTCTGAACCAGGTGCAAGACATCCTCCAAAAGGGGATCACACATGGCACAGACTGTCAGTGCATGTGAAGAGACAGGAAGCAGGTTCCAATCAGATGGCTGTCATCAAACCCTTAACTAATACCTACCAAAACAGAGGCCTGGAGTTCTCAGACCTTAGCACCAAGACTTTATACAATGTGGCAGAGGAGGACGAGGGCGATCCCGTCAGATACAATTACAATCCCCCCGTCACTCCCCCCATGATGGCACACGGGCAGATTCCCCACTGTGGGCTGATAAAAGACCAGGGAAATGAGATTGAGCTGTATACCCCTGAGCATTTACGGCCACTGAGCATTATCTCCCAACACAACATCATGGAccacctgcaggaggagaggctggTTGGTAAATTCAACAGGGACTTCCCTGAGTTTAATGATTTGATAAGCATGCCCGAAGCTGTTAGTGGTGGCATGCCTGTGTACCACCAGGCCCACCTCATCCAGCAGGAACCAGTCCTGCCTTTGCACCTCGACCCGTTCGATGAGGAGCCCAACTCCCCTctagaggacgaggaggagatggagaatGAGCACTTTGGCCTTCTTCACGGCTACATGTACAACAACGCTGAGATTCATGACGAGGAGGATTTTGTTGAGGTCAAATTAGCCATGGATGACTCTCTGGCTCTGATGCCTCCCTCTCCTTTTCGAGATTGCGCTGCTCCTCCGATGAGCCCTTTTCCCAACTCGCCTGTGTCTGAGTCGATTTTGTGCAGTCCTCCAAATGTGACATACGCCTCTGTCATCCTCAGAGACCTAAAGCAAAGCTCCTCAACTCTATGA
- the grm1b gene encoding metabotropic glutamate receptor 1b isoform X2 produces the protein MSNMITLTAISILYLPVLLFEAFVLSKGKYERSVVPSSASRLVARMDGDIIIGALFSVHHQPSAEKVAERKCGEVREQYGIQRVEAMFHTLDRINSDPNLLPNITLGCEIRDSCWHSSVALEQSIEFIRDSLISIRDDKDGAKWCIEGAPSSQPPPTKKPIAGVIGPGSSSVAIQVQNLLQLFNIPQIAYSATSIDLSDKTLFKYFLRVVPSDTLQARALIDIVKRYNWTYVSAVHTEGNYGESGMEVFKELAAQEGLCVAHSDKIYSNAGERHFDRLLRKLRERLPKARVVVCFCEGMTVRGLLMAMRRLGVAEEFLLIGSDGWADRVEVVEGYEQEAVGGITVKLQSKEVSSFDEYFLKLQLSTNTRNPWFPEFWQYRFQCRLPGHPLENMNYARNCSGYESLEDNYVQDSKMGFVINAIYAMAHGLHDMHTHLCPGHVGLCDNMLPVDGSHLLDFLLKTSFAGVSGEDIWFDENGDSPGRYEIMNFQRVEPGVYDYINIGSWHEGVLSLDDEMMQMNRSDMVRSVCSEPCSIGEIKVIRKGEVSCCWICTACKDNEYVQDEFTCKACELGWWPDKELEVCEPIPLRYLEWSNPESIIQVVFSCMGILVTSFVTLVFVLYRDTPVVKSSSRELCYIILAGIFLGYLCPFTLIARPTVASCYLQRLLVGLSAAMCYSALVTKTNRIARILAGSKKKICTRKPRFMSAWAQVVIASILISVQLTLEVTLIIMEPPEPIKSYPSIKEVFLICNTSNVGVVAPLGYNGLLIMSCTYYAFKTRNVPANFNEAKYIAFTMYTTCIIWLAFVPIYFGSNYKIITTSFSVSLSVTVALGCMFTPKMYIIICKPERNVRSAFTTSDAVRMHVGDGKIVCRSNSLLNMFKRKKNTGNGRCKTSSKRGSHMAQTVSACEETGSRFQSDGCHQTLN, from the exons ATGTCGAATATGATCACCCTGACCGCCATCAGCATTTTGTACTTGCCTGTTTTGCTGTTTGAGGCGTTTGTGTTGTCCAAAGGCAAGTATGAGAGGTCAGTGGTGCCCAGTTCTGCCTCTCGTCTGGTGGCCAGGATGGACGGGGATATCATAATCGGTGCTCTCTTCTCCGTCCACCACCAACCGTCGGCTGAGAAGGTGGCAGAGAGGAAATGTGGAGAAGTCCGTGAGCAGTATGGCATCCAGAGGGTGGAGGCTATGTTCCACACCTTGGACAGGATTAACTCGGACCCCAACCTGTTACCCAACATCACCCTGGGCTGTGAGATCAGGGACTCGTGCTGGCACTCGTCTGTGGCTCTTGAGCAGAGCATCGAGTTCATTCGAGACTCTCTCATCTCCATCCGGGATGACAAGGACGGAGCCAAGTGGTGCATCGAGGGGGCCCCTTCCAGTCAGCCGCCACCCACCAAGAAGCCCATCGCTGGGGTCATCGGGCCTGGATCGAGCTCGGTCGCAATCCAGGTTCAGAACCTTCTGCAGCTGTTCAACATCCCACAGATCGCCTACTCTGCCACCAGTATTGACCTCAGTGACAAGACATTGTTCAAGTACTTCCTGCGGGTGGTGCCATCGGACACTCTGCAGGCGCGGGCGCTGATAGACATCGTCAAACGATACAACTGGACGTACGTGTCTGCAGTGCACACAGAGG GTAACTACGGGGAGAGCGGGATGGAGGTGTTCAAAGAGCTCGCCGCGCAGGAAGGCCTCTGCGTCGCCCACTCTGACAAGATCTACAGCAACGCAGGCGAGAGGCACTTTGACAGGCTGCTGAGGAAGCTGCGCGAACGTCTGCCTAAAGCCCGAGTGgtggtgtgtttctgtgagggGATGACGGTCCGAGGGCTGCTCATGGCCATGAGACGGCTGGGAGTAGCAGAAGAGTTTCTCCTAATTGGCAG TGACGGCTGGGCAGACCGGGTCGAGGTGGTGGAGGGATACGAGCAAGAGGCGGTGGGCGGCATCACAGTCAAGCTTCAGTCTAAAGAAGTCTCCTCCTTCGACGAATACTTCCTGAAACTCCAACTCAGCACCAACACCCGTAACCCCTGGTTCCCCGAGTTCTGGCAGTACCGCTTTCAGTGCCGACTTCCCGGACACCCGCTGGAGAACATGAATTATGCACGAAACTGCTCAG GTTATGAAAGTCTTGAGGACAACTACGTTCAAGACAGCAAGATGGGCTTCGTCATCAACGCCATCTATGCCATGGCCCACGGGCTGCATGACATGCACACTCACCTTTGCCCCGGCCATGTGGGTCTCTGTGACAACATGTTGCCTGTCGATGGGAGCCACTTGCTTGATTTTCTCCTCAAGACATCCTTCGCGGGGGTCTCTGGAGAGGACATTTGGTTTGATGAGAACGGGGACTCACCTGGGAG GTACGAGATAATGAACTTCCAGCGTGTGGAGCCTGGTGTTTATGACTACATCAACATCGGATCCTGGCATGAAGGCGTCCTCAGTCTGGATGATGAAATGATGCAGATGAACCGCAGTGACATGGTCCGCTCTGTCTGCAGCGAGCCCTGCTCCATAGGAGAGATAAAG GTGATCAGGAAGGGAGaagtgagctgctgctggatcTGCACTGCCTGTAAGGACAATGAGTACGTCCAGGATGAGTTCACATGTAAGGCCTGTGAGCTGGGCTGGTGGCCGGACAAAGAACTGGAAG TGTGTGAACCGATCCCTCTGCGCTACCTCGAGTGGAGCAACCCAGAGTCCATTATCCAGGTGGTTTTCTCCTGCATGGGCATCCTGGTCACGTCATTTGTCACCTTAGTCTTTGTCTTGTATCGTGACACACCTGTGGTCAAGTCCTCCAGCCGGGAGCTCTGCTACATCATCCTGGCTGGGATCTTCCTGGGCTATCTGTGTCCTTTCACCCTCATCGCCCGTCCCACAGTGGCCTCCTGCTACCTCCAGAGGCTGCTTGTTGGACTCTCGGCTGCGATGTGCTACTCTGCCCTGGTCACCAAAACCAACCGCATCGCACGTATCCTGGCCGGAAGCAAGAAGAAGATTTGCACCAGGAAACCGAGGTTCATGAGCGCTTGGGCTCAAGTTGTCATTGCCTCCATCCTGATCAGTGTCCAGCTCACCTTGGAGGTCACCCTCATCATCATGGAGCCTCCTGAACCCATTAAGTCCTACCCAAGCATCAAAGAAGTCTTCCTCATCTGCAACACCAGCAATGTTGGTGTTGTGGCGCCTCTGGGCTACAACGGCTTGCTCATCATGAGCTGCACTTACTACGCCTTCAAGACCCGCAACGTTCCAGCTAATTTCAACGAAGCCAAATACATCGCCTTCACCATGTACACCACCTGTATCATCTGGCTGGCGTTTGTGCCCATCTACTTTGGCAGCAACTACAAGATCATCACCACGTCCTTCTCTGTGAGCCTCAGTGTGACTGTAGCTTTGGGCTGTATGTTCACGCCAAAGATGTACATCATCATCTGCAAGCCGGAGCGAAATGTGCGCAGCGCCTTCACCACATCTGATGCTGTGCGAATGCACGTCGGCGACGGCAAGATAGTCTGCAGAAGCAACAGCCTGCTCAACATGttcaagaggaagaagaacactGGAAACGGCAG GTGCAAGACATCCTCCAAAAGGGGATCACACATGGCACAGACTGTCAGTGCATGTGAAGAGACAGGAAGCAGGTTCCAATCAGATGGCTGTCATCAAACCCTTAACTAA